In the genome of Verrucomicrobiia bacterium, the window GCAACAAGATGATGGTCACGCTCGCCGGCGCCATGAGCACGGCCGAACTCGGCAAGACGCTTGCCGAGATGATCCGCCAGGATAAGGTCCACGCGATCACCTGCACCGGCGCCAATCTCGAGGAAGACATCTTCAACCTTGTCGCCCACTCGAAATACGAACGCGTCCCGCATTACCGCCACCTGAGTTCGCAGGAAGAGCAGGAGCTCCACGACCGCGGTATGAACCGCGTCACGGACACCTGCATTCCCGAAGAAGAGGCGATGCGCAAGATCGAAGGCGCCGTTCTCAAGTACTGGCAGAAGGCGGAACGGGAAGGCAAACGTTATTTCCCGTACGAATTCATGTACCAGATCCTTCTCTCGGGCGAACTCAAGAACGATTATGAGATCGACCCGAAAGATTCCTGGATGCTCGCGGCCGCGGAGAAAAATCTTCCGATCTGGACGCCGGGCTGGGAAGACGCGACGCTGGGCAACATGTTCGTATCGCAGGTCCGCAAGGGCGCCCTCAAGAGCCTGGGCGTCGTGAAAACGGGCCTTGAAGCCATGGACAAGCTGATCGACTGGTATCTCGCGAACACCGCGACGCAGTCGATCGGCTTCTTCCAGATCGGCGGCGGCATTGCCGGCGATTTCCCGATCTGCGTCGTGCCTCTCATCCAGCAGGACCTCGAGACCAAGGCGCGCCTTTGGGGTTATTTCTGCCAGATCTCCGACAGCACGACGTCGTATGGCTCCTACAGCGGCGCCGTCCCGAACGA includes:
- a CDS encoding deoxyhypusine synthase family protein encodes the protein MKTGATVEAAKEATIKNFIKTHFKHFNAAVVVDAAEAYVNHLNAGNKMMVTLAGAMSTAELGKTLAEMIRQDKVHAITCTGANLEEDIFNLVAHSKYERVPHYRHLSSQEEQELHDRGMNRVTDTCIPEEEAMRKIEGAVLKYWQKAEREGKRYFPYEFMYQILLSGELKNDYEIDPKDSWMLAAAEKNLPIWTPGWEDATLGNMFVSQVRKGALKSLGVVKTGLEAMDKLIDWYLANTATQSIGFFQIGGGIAGDFPICVVPLIQQDLETKARLWGYFCQISDSTTSYGSYSGAVPNEKITWGKLDSTTPRFVIESDASIVAPLMFAYVLEM